One genomic region from Pyxicephalus adspersus chromosome 1, UCB_Pads_2.0, whole genome shotgun sequence encodes:
- the DNAJC14 gene encoding dnaJ homolog subfamily C member 14: protein MCLAPWWDNKEEMDKQARRTIENYESLASVHRPCNSASESNGAHFSREGNNSLSADINIKSAAEKNSKGTPEWAVGLCRNQKFDVPRHNCFNDLDKSSQVQEVSEDMWTEEFLSNKASKENLMDESGCSYKHHKEEDSGLDCDSAQSLFSECGHTGDSIESVGGIYSDIGGHICSQDLCDFSCYQQELLEKERGDDEDNGRLTAEDFFKPSGGKRGRKGKSRSNAKDELRKDGRQPSSSSGRHKLCRKKTHIEGKHQLRALVPQPLLQVSNYCIQVLIDLVLLVGECVEALGTQLYIRLWLPSHDLGSLKSQLWTFSIWAQHRTKDLWSFVCFCGLRIVHVMKMLCALLFSLLLLAVGYGRVCWNYIKKTGDKLGADRNTRSWIFSKFQNVRALVTQNRIYRLCFGLLKKWTGKFWPSKSRTDKDTSRPSMASTNTGRFQARNEMERLLTMADIPEEELNPFQVLGVEMDASDIELKKAYRQLAVLVHPDKNNHPRAEEAFKVLRAAWDTVSNPEKRKEYELKRMSETELAKSMNEFLNKLQDDLKEAMNSMMCSKCQGKHRRFEMDRDPANARYCSECGKMHPAEEGDFWAESSMLGLKITYFALMQGKVFDITEWAGCQRVVISPDTHRVPYHISFGSKNTANTGRQRAPSESSPTSAADLQNLLNQIFQGSPGQMPNGNIFTPRQQTPHGAQSPPGPSKPDSASKSDTKSKRKKKMRRPVQR from the exons ATGTGCCTTGCCCCCTGGTGGGACAACAAAGAAGAGATGGACAAGCAAGCAAGAAGAACTATAGAAAACTACGAAAGCTTGGCCAGCGTCCATCGTCCTTGCAATAGCGCATCAGAAAGTAATGGAGCCCATTTTTCTAGAGAAGGAAACAATAGCCTTTCTGCAGATATAAACATCAAATCTGCAGCTGAGAAAAATAGTAAAGGAACTCCAGAATGGGCAGTAGGTCTGTGCAGAAATCAGAAATTTGATGTGCCCAGGCACAATTGTTTCAATGATTTGGACAAATCCTCACAAGTTCAGGAAGTGTCTGAAGATATGTGGACTGAGGAGTTCCTTTCCAATAAAGCATCCAAAGAAAATCtaatggatgaatctggctgcagttATAAACATCACAAAGAGGAGGACAGTGGTCTTGATTGTGATTCAGCACAATCCCTATTCTCAGAATGTGGGCACACAGGCGATAGCATAGAATCTGTTGGAGGCATATACTCTGATATTGGTGGCCATATCTGTAGCCAAGACCTGTGTGATTTTTCTTGTTACCAGCAAGAATTATTGGAGAAAGAAAGAGGTGATGATGAAGACAATGGGAGGCTAACAGCGGAGGATTTTTTTAAGCCATCTGGGGGAAAAAGAGGCCGTAAAGGAAAATCTCGAAGTAATGCAAAGGATGAGCTAAGAAAGGATGGCCGTCAACCTTCATCCTCCAGCGGCAGGCACAAACTATGTCGCAAGAAGACCCATATTGAGGGGAAACACCAACTGAGAGCCTTAGTTCCTCAGCCGTTGTTGCAGGTTTCAAATTACTGCATCCAGGTGCTTATAGATTTGGTGCTGTTAGTTGGTGAATGTGTGGAAGCACTTGGCACACAGCTGTATATCAGGTTATGGTTACCTTCTCATGATTTAGGCAGTTTAAAAAGTCAACTTTGGACCTTCAGTATCTGGGCACAGCATCGTACTAAAGATTTATggagttttgtttgcttttgcgGTTTAAGGATTGTACACGTAATGAAAATGTTATGTGCGCTACTATTCTCGCTGCTGTTGCTTGCTGTGGGCTATGGTCGAGTCTGTTGGAACTATATTAAGAAAACTGGGGACAAACTTGGAGCAGACAGAAACACACGGTCCTGGATTTTCTCCAAGTTTCAGAATGTCAGGGCCCTAGTGACACAAAACAGGATATACAGACTATGTTTTGGTCTGCTGAAAAAATGGACAGGGAAATTTTGGCCTTCAAAGTCAAGGACAGATAAAGACACCTCAAGGCCCTCAATGGCATCAACAAATACAGGTCGCTTTCAGGCTAGGAATGAGATGGAACGTCTGCTAACCATGGCTGACATTCCAGAGGAGGAATTAAATCCCTTTCAGGTTTTAGGGGTGGAAATGGATGCATCTGATATAGAACTGAAGAAAGCATATCGTCAGCTGGCTGTTTTG GTGCATCCAGACAAGAACAATCACCCTCGTGCTGAAGAAGCTTTTAAGGTATTACGAGCAGCATGGGATACAGTAAGCAATCCAGAAAAGAGGAAGGAATATGAACT GAAGCGAATGTCAGAAACTGAGCTGGCCAAGTCTATGAATGAATTTCTTAACAAGCTGCAAGATGATTTAAAGGAGGCGATGAACAGCATGATGTGCAGCAAATGTCAGGGAAAACACCG GCGATTTGAAATGGACCGGGACCCTGCAAATGCTCGTTACTGTTCTGAGTGTGGTAAAATGCATCCTGCAGAAGAAGGAGACTTCTGGGCAGAGTCTAGTATGCTTGGGCTTAAGATCACATATTTTGCTTTGATGCAGGGCAAAGTGTTTGATATAACAG AATGGGCAGGGTGCCAGCGTGTGGTAATCTCTCCAGACACTCATCGGGTCCCATATCACATTTCATTTGGCTCAAAGAATACTGCAAACACAGGACGACAAAg agcTCCATCAGAAAGTAGCCCAACTTCCGCTGCGGATTTGCAGAATCTTTTGAATCAGATATTCCAGGGCTCTCCAGGTCAGATGCCCAATGGGAACATTTTTACACCTCGACAACAAACCCCGCATGGAGCCCAGTCCCCTCCTGGACCATCTAAACCTGACTCTGCTTCGAAGAGTGACACAAAGTCCAAACGGAAGAAGAAAATGAGGCGTCCTGTTCAGCGATGA
- the ORMDL2 gene encoding ORM1-like protein 2 yields the protein MWNDVTCSPPYTSSSGSGGVSWRPVTGGGPSYRMNVGVAHSEVNPNTRVLNSRGIWLAYIILVGFLHIILLSFPFFSVPVVWTLTNVIHNLVMYLFLHTVKGTPFETPDQGKARLLTHWEQMDYGIQFTSSRKFLTITPIVLYLLASFYTKYDPVHFLINTLSLISVLLPKLPQFHGVRIFGINKY from the exons ATGTGGAATGACGTAACTTGTTCTCCGCCCTATACTTCTAGTAGCGGAAGTGGCGGTGTTTCCTGGAGACCGGTGACAGGCGGAGGCCCTAGCTACAG AATGAATGTTGGGGTGGCTCATAGTGAAGTGAACCCCAACACACGGGTGTTGAACAGTCGAGGAATATGGCTGGCCTACATTATTCTAGTGGGTTTCCTTCACATAATTCTCCTAAGCTTTCCATTCTTCAGTGTTCCTGTTGTCTGGACCCTGACTAATGTCATTCACAATCTT GTCATGTACCTGTTTCTGCACACGGTGAAAGGGACTCCTTTTGAAACCCCTGACCAGGGTAAGGCACGACTTCTCACTCACTGGGAGCAAATGGACTATGGAATCCAGTTTACATCTTCTCGCAAGTTCCTCACCATAACCCCAATAGTTTT ATATCTCCTTGCAAGCTTTTACACCAAATATGATCCAGTCCATTTCCTTATCAACACTTTGTCGTTGATCAGCGTCCTCCTTCCAAAACTTCCACAATTCCACGGTGTCAGGATATTTGGGATAAACAAATACTGA